GGCCCCGGATCCCGAGTTCCTTGGCAAGGCGTAACAGGCGCTCGCCTCTGGCTCCCATCCGCTGGACGAGAACGAGATCAATCTCCGGCCTGTCGGCAAAGGCACAGGCGAAGGCGCGCAGTGCGCCCTCATGATTCTTGTAGGGAGCATATTGGCCAACGGTCAGGACGAAGCGCCGGTCCGGCCTCACCCCCAGTTCGGCAAGGCGCAAAATGTTACGCGGGACCGGGCGAAACTCGGGCGAAACACCTGACATCGTGACGAATGTCTGGCGGGCCGCGGGCGGAGAATGCGCAATGATCTCTCTCCGGCTGGCTTCACTCACCGTGACAATCGCCGCTGACTTGCGCAGCGCGCGCCTGATGCCGTGTCCGTGGAACAGCGCCTGCGCCCGTCCCGCCAGACGCGCGCTGCACAATTGCGGTTCCGTAAGCCACATCAGGTCGTGAATGGTGGTGACGCAGGGCGCTTTCAGCCCGGCCGGCATGATGTTGAACGTCGCGTGGAACAGGCTCACAGCCGATAGATCGACAACGCGCGGCAGCCACCACATGGTAGCCGGACCGTTCGCGGCGGAAGGAACGACCACTTCCCGAACATTCACCGCTTTGCTTAACGCGCCGCGATGTGCGGGCGATCGCAACAACAGGAAGTCCAGGTCGGGCGCGAGTTCCGGCACGAAGTCGACAAGCGCGCGCACTGTTTCGGCAATGCCGCTGGGGCGCGGGCCGATGTAGCGGCAATCGATACAGATTGTACGCCTTCCCATGCCGCCCCCTTCGATCACGAGCCATCCCTTTGCACTGCGAACCTCGCCTGCCGACAATGTCGTGCCGACGACAAAAGCGTCGTGCTGCAGTCATGACGGAGCGGTGGCCGACAAACCGTGAAATTTTTTCGCGGCGGCTCAAAGGCTGTGCCGTGTTGGCTCCGTCTCACCTCAAGAAGCGGCAGCAGCGGGTGGATGCGGACGAGGCGCAATGGGTCTTGTCCGACTGATGTCGAAACGTTGCCGGAACGCTCCTTTGAGAAGTGGGAATGGCTGATGGAAACGATCAAAGTCGCAGTGGTCGGGGTGGGCAATTGCGCCAGCTCTTTGGTGCAAGGAGCGTCGTATTATGGAAGCTCCGGCTCCACACGCGGCCTGATCCGGTCCTTTATTGGCGGATATGGAGCCCAGGACGTCGAGTTCGTGCTGGGCATCGATATCGACGCACGCAAGGTTGACCGCGAGCTCGCCGAGGCCATCTTCGCAGAGCCCAACAACACCACCGTGTTTCATCGGGATGTGAAGCGCACCGGCGCTAAGGTGATGCGCGGTCGCGTGCTTGACGGGGTGGCCGCGCACATGATCGGTGCGGGGCCACGTGGCTTCGTCGTCGCCGATGGACCCGACGCCACGCATGATGACGTTGTCGAAGCGTTGCGCAGCTCGGGCGCGCAGATCCTGCTAAACTTCCTGCCGGTAGGTTCGCAGAAGGCGACCGAATTCTACATGGAATGTGCGCTGGCGGCAGGCGTCGGCGTCGTGAACTGCATGCCGGTTTTCATTGCCAGCAACCCCGAATGGGAAGCACGGTTCCGCGAGCGCCGTCTGCCGATCATCGGTGACGACATCAAGGCGCAGGTGGGTGCGACCATCGTACACCGCACCTTGTCGAGCCTGTTCACCGATCGCGGCGTTACCATCGAGCGAACCTACCAGCTCAACACGGGCGGCAACACAGACTTCATGAACATGCTCGACCGCCAACGGCTGAGCAGCAAGAAAACGTCCAAGACCGAAGCGGTGCAGGCCGTGCTGGCCCAGCGGCTGGCGGAAGAGAATATTCTGATCGGCCCATCCGAATACGTGCCCTGGCAGAAGGACAACAAGCTGTGCTTCCTGCGGATCGAGGGAACGCAATGGGGTGATGTGCCCCTCAACCTCGAACTCCGGCTTTCTGTCGAGGACAGCCCCAATGCAGCGGCCTGCGTGATGGATGCAATCCGGTTCTGCAAGACCGCGATGGACCGCGGCGAGAGCGGCGTTCTGACGGTGCCTTCGGCCTATTACTGCAAACACCCTCCGCAGCAGATCAGCGAGCAGGTCGCCAACCACTTGCTGGAAACGTACCTCGCCGAGGACGCGATCGCTGCCGAATAGGCGCCAGTTCGCCCCTCTCCTTACGTATCCCAGAGCGCGAGTTCCGTACCATGGACGCACTGATCATCGCTGCCGGGATGGGCAGCAGGCTTCGGGCTGTTTCCGAGTCAAAGCCGCTCGCACCGGTGCTCGGTCTGCCGCTGATTGAAATCAGCGTCAGGCAGGCCGCACGTGCGGGTGCGCGCCGTGCTGTCGTGGTTACAGGCTATCGCGCACAAGCGATCGAGCTTGCACTGCCTGCGATCGCCCGCAGGGTCGGTATTCCGGTGGTCCCGCAGCGGATCGAAAACTGGCTGCTGCCCAACGGCTACTCGGTGGTGGCAGGCGCCTCGGTGATCGAGGGTGACTATCTGCTGCTGATGGCGGATCACATCTTCTCGGATTCGATCCTCCGCGGTCTGGTCGCGCAGGGTGCGCCCGAGAATGGCGTCACGCTGGCAACAGACCGGCGGACGAATGGCCCACTGATCGATCCCGAGGATGCGACATGGGTCGACCTCGACGACAAGGGTTTGATCAGGACTATCGGCAAGGACATTGCCTCCTTCTGCGCCGTCGACTGCGGCGCCTTTCTGGCCACCCCGGCGCTTTCGGCCGCAATAATCGGGGCTATTGCTGATGGTCGCCCCGGCTCCTTGTCCGACGGCATGCAGCGGCTCGCCGATCAAGGCCGCGCCGCCAGCATGGATATCGGCAATAGCTGGTGGATCGATGTCGACGATCCACGCGCGCACGCGCTGGCGCAAGCCGAGGTCGCCATGCATCTGCCGCATCTCCTCGATCCCGTGCCATCCGAAGAAAGGCTGGCGGGATGATCGAGCGGCCATTCCTGTTCGATGTGACGAGAATGTTTGCGGCGTTATGGACCGGGAAAGGCCAGACAGGGATAG
This DNA window, taken from Porphyrobacter sp. ULC335, encodes the following:
- a CDS encoding NTP transferase domain-containing protein, producing the protein MDALIIAAGMGSRLRAVSESKPLAPVLGLPLIEISVRQAARAGARRAVVVTGYRAQAIELALPAIARRVGIPVVPQRIENWLLPNGYSVVAGASVIEGDYLLLMADHIFSDSILRGLVAQGAPENGVTLATDRRTNGPLIDPEDATWVDLDDKGLIRTIGKDIASFCAVDCGAFLATPALSAAIIGAIADGRPGSLSDGMQRLADQGRAASMDIGNSWWIDVDDPRAHALAQAEVAMHLPHLLDPVPSEERLAG
- a CDS encoding inositol-3-phosphate synthase, coding for METIKVAVVGVGNCASSLVQGASYYGSSGSTRGLIRSFIGGYGAQDVEFVLGIDIDARKVDRELAEAIFAEPNNTTVFHRDVKRTGAKVMRGRVLDGVAAHMIGAGPRGFVVADGPDATHDDVVEALRSSGAQILLNFLPVGSQKATEFYMECALAAGVGVVNCMPVFIASNPEWEARFRERRLPIIGDDIKAQVGATIVHRTLSSLFTDRGVTIERTYQLNTGGNTDFMNMLDRQRLSSKKTSKTEAVQAVLAQRLAEENILIGPSEYVPWQKDNKLCFLRIEGTQWGDVPLNLELRLSVEDSPNAAACVMDAIRFCKTAMDRGESGVLTVPSAYYCKHPPQQISEQVANHLLETYLAEDAIAAE
- a CDS encoding glycosyltransferase family 4 protein codes for the protein MIEGGGMGRRTICIDCRYIGPRPSGIAETVRALVDFVPELAPDLDFLLLRSPAHRGALSKAVNVREVVVPSAANGPATMWWLPRVVDLSAVSLFHATFNIMPAGLKAPCVTTIHDLMWLTEPQLCSARLAGRAQALFHGHGIRRALRKSAAIVTVSEASRREIIAHSPPAARQTFVTMSGVSPEFRPVPRNILRLAELGVRPDRRFVLTVGQYAPYKNHEGALRAFACAFADRPEIDLVLVQRMGARGERLLRLAKELGIRGRVRLLQPVSRADLVQLYSSASALLHPSFCEGFGNPLAEAMACGCPVVTSNVSAMPEVTGGAALLAPPDDFPKLAEALRKAVDDKAQAAAMREAGLARAATLNWRSFAADTLAVYRGVLAS